The Periplaneta americana isolate PAMFEO1 chromosome 14, P.americana_PAMFEO1_priV1, whole genome shotgun sequence region TGCGATACTACTGTCGTCAGAACCTGTCACTTTGGATTTGTTGCGTTTAAGAGCTTTCTTCACGTCAATAGGTGTAACGTATGAAAAGTAAAATCTGTCTCGGAGTGGGTCAACTACCTGAGGTTCTGCCATTGTCTGTAGCCGTATGTTATGGTCAGTACTGTTAGTTGGCGGAGTAGTGAAGTGTTCATTGAGGCGTTCTAACGAGATGCTGATTTGTTGTGTCTGTCCTTTTGTATTTCCAAATCCCAATGAGTTAATATTTTTCCACATGTCCCTAGTGTTTACATTTGACTCAATTAGTCCGTGCATATATTTCAGTTTGGTATTTCGTATTTCTTGATTCGTCATATTTCTTAGTCACTTGTAATTTCGTAAGTTGTCATCAGTTTTATCCAGTCTATAATATTTTCTGTAAGCGGCATCCCTGTCAGTCATCAGGTCTTTTATCTTAGTTGTCATCCATGGTGCTGGGCACCTTTCAGCACGTTTAGTTTTCTTTGGAGCATGTTTGTCATACAGTGACACAATAAGTctgttaaggggaggcagaggtgaatatttcaaaatccataaaatttatccgatttgtttgaaattgatcatggatactaagtatgttattagtaatggacataccaagtttcatataaaatgctccatgcaccatattgtaagaaattttcaatatttctttttatttatatgttcagagaaggtatataaataatgataagtattagtttattatggcaataatatagtaatacagttatcttggttttaatttcatactttaaagggcacaaaatcaaaaactaacatcggaaaatgaaaatatagtgtataaagataataaaaatggaaaaaaaccgaattttcttcagttttgttcaaaatttcatctctgcctccccttaaaaatGTCCACTTTGTCATCCACTGAGCATGCAGTCCAGATCGTATGCCAGGGCAGTTGCACAGCATCCTCATAGAAACAAGTCTCGTCAATGCGTTTCAAGTCGCAGAATGTTATTGTATTTGGCTTATTTTAGGGCATTGTAGTGAATATGTTAGGTAAATGATGTCATGATCTGATATGCCTGGTGCAGATAATTGTCCAAATGACAGTACCCTGTCCGTGTTCTTAGTAATAATCAGGTCTAGTAACATCTCGGATGTTGCAGTGTGATGTGTAGGAAGAAGTATTAAAATGGTCATTGTGGCAGACTGAAGTCACCCCTGCCATCTATGACCATCCTATTAAACTGTTTGTACTCTGGTTTTCTATTCCATGTAGAAGTTAGTTAATAAAGTAACTATAGTGAGTGAAACGACACGTCTTCTTTCTCTGCGATTTCCCCACATAATTCTGGTGCCAAAACCCGGGAAATCTTCGTATTTACTACTTGCATCTGACACTAGAAGCAAATTTGTGTACACTTCAAGACTCCGAGAGAAGATGCACAGCACGCTGAAACAAGTGAGAAGTCACCCTTGCTGTAACAAGGCTactacatggataaatatataataggatgcaaaaCTGCAGTCAGCATGATCTagatgcggtattctgaaataaggtgatcagcgcccgacaTCGTAGGTGGTAAATCATAGAACTACGTGAGAACCAGCGTTCTCCACTTTCCGATACGAAGTAGTCAGAACGTTGGCCAATGACCAGCCAACAGCGTTATGAAGGCAAGATGGATGCCAGAAAGATGCAAAAGATTCGAGGAAGATGCTCAGCGCCTGGATGCAAGACTGTTAATACTGTGGGAGGGAAGCATTTTTTCTGTTTTCCTCAGGAACCTATGAGGTaagctttagtattattattgtgtcctgtgtagcctaaaccttacacttgaaaacaatgtactttttggtgaagtaggttagacgagctgtgcattactttctgctaatttatttaggattatagtaggagtataaatttagatggttccgaaattcagtcaaactgtaatgaaatgtgaaatattgacGAAAAAGAGCAAGAAGGCTGAAAATGAAACCTCGTAAACCTGAATTGTAGCATCAGGCCacatggctgcaaactaaaaccacgtggttttcagtataaacatctcacagttatggaaaataaaattatgccttctttgatgtaattagccattctggagaaattctcaatcatgtgtaataataataataataataataataataataataataataataagcttaggcctaatatttaatttagtttgtaaccaatatctgttgctgctaccagttttCCTATGGTCACTCACCACCTAGTGATGTGCATTAGACATctcttaaaataacataaatgcagcagataagttattatttttttccccaatttttgcatgatttctattcaatatttcttctactttatcTCATTAGTAATTGTAATCCATTGCTTTAGGTGTTGGAAGTGGCTCCGATTTTGTAGGCTAGAGGACCGTATCGAGTTGCCGCAGATGCCACACACAGGTTGAGAATCTGCATGGACCACTTCATTGAGTCTGACTATTATAGCTCTTCACAAGAAGTGATACTTAAGCAAACTGCAGTGCCCACTGTTCATGCTAATGGATTAGTGGTGCCATCAAACCCTAAAATCCGGAGCCCACCATCTAGCCCAGTTATGCCTCGAGCGACCTTATCACCGGTGTCTACCCCAACTTTCAGGCATCACAAGACTTTGCGGACGTATGCTAGGAGGGCGAAGATTTATTCTGCAGCTGCTGAAGGTAATTAGTACACTAGCAatgtttttatgtcattcatgtttaaaatttccgatttcattactcttttctttattttcaggtacgcgtagtctcataggtttacaagctgcaactgagcaggctgcaggcttggcagctatgcctcaaacaattcctgctcctatgagtactccagcttcaaagattactgctttgacggcatatgccgggatgaataaagatgcatgccaacaaggtaattattccacttagtcaagtttatggatttcaaggaatgccttagttcctcatcagctgttcttacattacatgtttcaaaatacataattaattatgtttcgttttttttttttgtgattattacagggaacagtatgattggtgaacagctgaggggctatcagcaaccatcgctcctattcaatgtggttcccacagctgaaggtaagcgatactgtcttgtgagcctggtaacatgctagtaatcatttaagttaattgccccctgccatatgtctgcagttttcatacttcattcttttacagtagcgaataataacaaattctcttaactacagggcagggtgtttattttgttatatattgcAACTGATATCCTAACAAGTTTCCCTGGC contains the following coding sequences:
- the LOC138713960 gene encoding uncharacterized protein; translation: MDHFIESDYYSSSQEVILKQTAVPTVHANGLVVPSNPKIRSPPSSPVMPRATLSPVSTPTFRHHKTLRTYARRAKIYSAAAEGTRSLIGLQAATEQAAGLAAMPQTIPAPMSTPASKITALTAYAGMNKDACQQGNSMIGEQLRGYQQPSLLFNVVPTAEGTRSLIGLQAATEQAAGLAAMPQTIPAPMSTPASKITASTAYAGMNKDACQQGNSMIGEQLRGYQQPSLLFNVVPTAEDTDMNTSMMEQFPSASATPPSKLGPGVAKRKLFSSPHFSSSPRSNKLKMAALKAKVTG